The following proteins come from a genomic window of Halomarina ordinaria:
- a CDS encoding PHP-associated domain-containing protein, with product MHVKVLDDRVVERAKARGVDALVYAPHFTRLPNIERKAAAFSDDDLLVVPAREVFTGSWRDRKHVLAVGLTDPVPDFITLEGAMRELDRQGAAALAPHPEFLNVSLDEADVRRFDVDAVEVYNPKHWPVNNERARDIASATGVPGFGSSYAHLRGSIGEVWTAFEEDVGGGGDLAALLRDRAPRRVFHREGFEHNLRRAAEFAHLGYENSWGKVDRVLLSATEPTHPGHIAYQGRFDDVRVY from the coding sequence ATGCACGTGAAGGTACTCGACGACCGTGTCGTCGAGCGAGCGAAGGCGCGAGGGGTCGACGCTCTCGTCTACGCGCCACACTTCACGCGTCTGCCGAACATCGAGCGGAAGGCGGCGGCGTTCTCCGACGACGACCTGCTCGTCGTTCCCGCTCGCGAGGTGTTCACCGGGTCGTGGCGTGACCGCAAGCACGTCCTCGCGGTCGGACTCACCGACCCCGTCCCCGACTTCATCACGCTGGAGGGCGCGATGCGCGAGCTAGACCGACAGGGGGCGGCGGCGCTCGCCCCCCACCCGGAGTTCCTGAACGTGAGCCTCGACGAGGCCGACGTCCGCCGGTTCGACGTCGACGCAGTCGAGGTGTACAACCCGAAACACTGGCCGGTCAACAACGAACGCGCCCGCGACATCGCCAGCGCGACCGGCGTGCCGGGGTTCGGGTCGTCGTACGCCCACCTCCGGGGGAGCATCGGCGAGGTGTGGACCGCGTTCGAGGAGGACGTCGGAGGGGGCGGCGACCTCGCGGCCCTGTTGAGAGACCGGGCGCCGCGGCGGGTGTTCCACCGCGAGGGGTTCGAACACAACCTGCGGCGGGCGGCCGAGTTCGCCCACCTGGGCTACGAGAACTCCTGGGGGAAGGTCGACCGGGTGTTGCTCTCGGCGACCGAACCAACCCACCCCGGCCACATCGCCTACCAGGGGCGGTTCGACGACGTCCGCGTCTACTGA
- a CDS encoding protein translocase SEC61 complex subunit gamma: protein MEVPKDLSSYIRVLKLASTPSREEFTQVSLIAGAGIALVGFIGFIIFVIMAFLPGGI, encoded by the coding sequence ATGGAAGTACCGAAAGACCTCTCCTCGTACATCCGCGTCCTGAAACTCGCGAGCACCCCCTCGCGCGAGGAGTTCACACAAGTCTCTCTCATCGCCGGGGCCGGCATCGCGCTCGTCGGCTTCATCGGTTTCATAATCTTCGTAATCATGGCGTTCCTCCCTGGTGGCATCTAA
- the ftsZ gene encoding cell division protein FtsZ: protein MDSLIEEAIDEAEADREEDSPRGNGAGAGGPQNTDPVSSAGTMTDDELAEIVRDLETKITVFGCGGGGGNTVTRMAQEGIHGARLVAANTDAQHLAQQVEADTKILIGRTRTGGRGAGSVPQIGEEAAQENIDDIQAAIGDSDMVFITAGLGGGTGTGSAPVVAQAAQEAGALTIAVVTIPFTAEGERRRANADAGLERLRSVADTVIVIPNDRLLDYAPNLPLQDAFKICDRVLMRSVKGMTELITKPGLVNVDFADVKTIMENGGVAMIGLGESDSENKARDSIRSALRSPLLDVNFKNANSALINVVGGPDMSIEEAEGVVEEIYERVDTDARIIWGASVDQDFESKMETMVVVTGVESPQIYGKGDGQQQVDTSELVEDEGEDDDGGIDFIE from the coding sequence ATGGACTCGCTGATAGAAGAGGCCATAGACGAGGCCGAAGCGGACAGGGAGGAAGACTCCCCGCGTGGGAACGGGGCGGGGGCCGGAGGGCCCCAGAACACCGACCCGGTATCGTCCGCCGGGACGATGACGGACGACGAGCTCGCGGAGATCGTCCGCGACCTCGAGACGAAGATAACGGTGTTCGGCTGTGGCGGCGGCGGCGGCAACACGGTCACCCGAATGGCACAGGAAGGCATCCACGGCGCGCGGCTGGTCGCCGCGAACACGGACGCCCAGCACCTCGCCCAGCAGGTCGAGGCGGACACGAAGATACTCATCGGGCGCACCCGCACCGGCGGGCGCGGCGCGGGGTCGGTCCCGCAGATCGGCGAGGAGGCCGCCCAGGAGAACATCGACGACATCCAGGCGGCCATCGGCGACTCGGACATGGTGTTCATCACGGCGGGCCTCGGCGGCGGGACCGGCACGGGGTCGGCGCCGGTCGTCGCGCAGGCGGCCCAGGAGGCCGGCGCGCTCACCATCGCCGTCGTCACCATCCCCTTCACCGCGGAGGGCGAGCGACGGCGCGCGAACGCCGACGCGGGGCTCGAACGCCTCCGGAGCGTCGCCGACACCGTCATCGTCATCCCGAACGACCGACTGCTCGACTACGCCCCGAACCTCCCGCTGCAGGACGCGTTCAAGATCTGTGACCGCGTGCTGATGCGGTCGGTCAAGGGGATGACGGAACTCATCACGAAACCCGGCCTCGTGAACGTCGACTTCGCCGACGTGAAGACCATCATGGAGAACGGCGGCGTCGCCATGATCGGCCTCGGCGAGTCCGACTCCGAGAACAAGGCGCGCGACTCCATCCGGTCGGCGCTTCGCTCGCCGCTGCTCGACGTCAACTTCAAGAACGCCAACTCGGCGCTCATCAACGTCGTCGGCGGCCCCGACATGAGCATCGAGGAGGCCGAGGGCGTCGTCGAGGAGATATACGAGCGCGTCGACACCGACGCGCGCATCATCTGGGGCGCGAGCGTCGACCAGGACTTCGAGAGCAAGATGGAGACGATGGTCGTGGTGACCGGCGTCGAGTCACCCCAGATATACGGCAAGGGCGACGGCCAGCAACAGGTCGACACCTCGGAACTCGTCGAGGACGAGGGCGAGGACGACGACGGCGGCATCGACTTCATCGAGTGA
- a CDS encoding metal-dependent hydrolase yields the protein MNKDGHVLNGLLLGVGLGFVLEPSGDAETVYTVVAVTVPVVLGALFPDVDTAFGTHRKTLHNLPVLGLFVAFPAVFGNLHYVWVGILTHYVLDVVGSKRGIALFYPLPKEYDFPTGVATSSRYANAVTLAITAVELAVAYALVHLLPPAVASARAALPPVPGLA from the coding sequence GTGAACAAAGACGGCCACGTGCTGAACGGCCTCCTGCTCGGCGTCGGGCTCGGGTTCGTCCTCGAACCGAGCGGCGACGCCGAGACGGTCTACACCGTCGTCGCGGTGACGGTGCCGGTGGTCCTCGGCGCGCTCTTCCCGGACGTCGACACCGCCTTCGGTACCCACCGCAAGACGCTCCACAACCTGCCCGTCCTCGGCCTCTTCGTCGCCTTCCCCGCCGTCTTCGGCAACCTCCACTACGTCTGGGTCGGCATCCTCACGCACTACGTCCTCGACGTGGTGGGGAGCAAGCGCGGCATCGCGCTGTTCTACCCACTCCCGAAGGAGTACGACTTCCCGACGGGCGTCGCGACGAGCAGTCGCTACGCCAACGCGGTCACGCTCGCTATCACCGCCGTCGAACTGGCGGTCGCCTACGCGCTCGTCCACCTGCTCCCGCCGGCCGTCGCGTCGGCGCGCGCGGCGCTCCCGCCCGTCCCCGGCCTCGCGTAG
- a CDS encoding D-aminoacyl-tRNA deacylase produces the protein MLGIVVSRADSASVHIGERILEAADWTATEDDSRPDADGGGTVHRLPDAELRTFEEWHLHLDDAEAAFTDPDLLVFASRHAGETGPLLTAHHTGNFGRAEHGGADRSFARAAPNAHERVLAAFREYAPEGYDVGMECTHHGPTGVETPSLFVELGSDEAQWTDPAGARAVARAVLDLRGTAPDRERTLVGFGGGHYAPRFERVVRETDWAVGHLGADWSLADLGPAKAHADVVDAVFERSGATRALVEGDHPHLVDVVTDLGYDLVSETWARETTGVPLDLVARLEREVATVEEGLRFGERTAEGAALETVALPEALLAEANGIDREGVLAAVRDRTAAVTTEENGTRLAERVVVPAGEREAVVEVLVGTLREKYDEVRRDGGAVVAREVAFDPALAREAGVPEGPAFGRLAEGRSVEVDGETVAPAAVSRERERRFPFPAASDGRQTNGER, from the coding sequence GTGCTCGGAATCGTCGTCAGCCGTGCGGACAGCGCGTCGGTCCACATCGGCGAACGGATACTCGAAGCAGCCGACTGGACCGCGACCGAGGACGACTCCCGCCCCGACGCCGACGGCGGCGGGACGGTCCACCGCCTCCCGGACGCCGAACTCCGGACGTTCGAGGAGTGGCACCTCCACCTCGACGACGCCGAGGCGGCGTTCACCGACCCCGACCTGCTCGTCTTCGCCTCGCGTCACGCCGGCGAGACCGGCCCGCTGCTCACCGCCCACCACACCGGCAACTTCGGGCGCGCCGAACACGGCGGCGCCGACCGGTCGTTCGCCCGGGCCGCCCCGAACGCCCACGAGCGCGTCCTCGCCGCCTTCCGCGAGTACGCCCCCGAGGGCTACGACGTCGGCATGGAGTGCACCCACCACGGGCCGACGGGCGTCGAGACGCCCTCGCTGTTCGTCGAACTGGGGAGCGACGAGGCGCAGTGGACGGACCCGGCAGGTGCGCGGGCCGTCGCCCGTGCCGTCCTCGACCTCCGGGGGACCGCGCCCGACCGCGAACGGACGCTCGTCGGCTTCGGCGGCGGCCACTACGCCCCCCGGTTCGAGCGGGTCGTGCGCGAGACGGACTGGGCGGTCGGTCACCTCGGGGCGGACTGGTCGCTCGCCGACCTCGGCCCCGCGAAGGCCCACGCGGATGTCGTCGACGCCGTCTTCGAGCGGAGCGGGGCGACGCGGGCGCTCGTCGAGGGCGACCACCCCCACCTCGTCGACGTGGTGACGGACCTCGGCTACGACCTCGTGAGCGAGACGTGGGCACGGGAAACGACGGGCGTCCCCCTCGACCTCGTGGCGCGACTGGAGCGCGAGGTGGCGACCGTCGAGGAGGGGCTCCGGTTCGGCGAGCGAACGGCCGAGGGGGCGGCCCTCGAGACCGTCGCGCTCCCCGAGGCCCTGCTCGCGGAGGCCAACGGCATCGACCGCGAGGGCGTCCTCGCGGCCGTTCGCGACCGAACCGCGGCCGTCACCACCGAGGAGAACGGGACGCGCCTCGCGGAGCGCGTCGTCGTGCCGGCGGGCGAACGGGAGGCCGTCGTCGAGGTGCTCGTCGGCACACTGCGGGAGAAGTACGACGAGGTGCGCCGGGACGGAGGGGCCGTCGTCGCCAGAGAGGTAGCGTTCGACCCCGCGCTGGCCCGCGAGGCGGGCGTCCCCGAGGGGCCGGCGTTCGGGCGGTTGGCCGAGGGGCGGAGCGTCGAGGTGGACGGAGAGACCGTCGCGCCGGCGGCGGTCAGCCGCGAGCGCGAGCGGCGCTTCCCGTTTCCGGCCGCGTCAGACGGTCGTCAGACAAATGGCGAAAGATAG
- a CDS encoding CinA family protein produces the protein MFDDTDDTDGVATRVGEALRRADATLAVAESCTGGLVGSLLTDVSGASDYFDRSVVTYSYGAKRDLLAVSRESLDEHGAVSTAVAREMARGVRDTADTTWGLATTGIAGPSGGTDEKPVGTVYVGVANAAPWGTGASETTVERHVFEGSRVERKRRFAERALADLLDRLE, from the coding sequence ATGTTCGACGACACCGACGACACCGACGGCGTCGCCACGCGGGTGGGCGAGGCGCTCCGGAGGGCCGACGCGACGCTCGCCGTCGCGGAGTCCTGCACCGGGGGACTGGTGGGGTCGCTGCTCACCGACGTCTCCGGCGCCAGCGACTACTTCGACCGCTCGGTGGTGACCTACTCCTACGGCGCGAAACGCGACCTGCTCGCCGTCTCGCGGGAGTCGCTCGACGAGCACGGTGCGGTGAGCACCGCCGTCGCCCGTGAGATGGCCCGCGGGGTGCGAGACACCGCCGACACGACGTGGGGGCTCGCGACCACCGGCATCGCCGGGCCGTCGGGCGGGACCGACGAGAAGCCCGTCGGGACGGTCTACGTCGGCGTCGCGAACGCCGCGCCGTGGGGGACTGGGGCCTCCGAGACCACCGTCGAGCGCCACGTCTTCGAGGGGTCGCGCGTCGAGCGCAAGCGCCGCTTCGCCGAGCGGGCGCTCGCCGACCTCCTGGACCGTCTCGAATAG
- a CDS encoding transcription elongation factor Spt5, producing MAIFAVKTTASQERTVADMLVNREEESIHAVLAPDSLTSYVMVEADEANVFDRILDEIPHARGVVPGKSSIMEVEHFLSPKPDVEGIAEGDIVELIAGPFKGEKAQVQRIDEGKDQVTVELYEATVPIPVTVRGDQIRVLDSEER from the coding sequence ATGGCTATCTTCGCCGTCAAGACCACGGCCAGTCAGGAACGCACCGTCGCCGATATGCTCGTCAACCGTGAGGAGGAGTCCATCCACGCCGTCCTCGCGCCCGACTCGCTCACGAGTTACGTGATGGTCGAGGCTGACGAGGCGAACGTCTTCGACCGCATCCTCGACGAGATACCCCACGCCCGCGGCGTGGTCCCGGGGAAGTCCTCCATCATGGAGGTCGAGCACTTCCTCTCGCCGAAACCCGACGTCGAGGGCATCGCCGAGGGCGACATCGTCGAACTCATCGCCGGCCCGTTCAAGGGCGAGAAGGCGCAGGTCCAGCGCATCGACGAGGGGAAAGACCAGGTCACCGTCGAACTGTACGAGGCGACCGTCCCCATTCCCGTCACCGTCCGCGGCGACCAGATCCGCGTCCTCGACTCCGAGGAGCGCTGA